One Methanohalophilus mahii DSM 5219 genomic window carries:
- a CDS encoding peptidylprolyl isomerase: MAIENGDFIKVSYTGKFEGGLIFDTTDEELAKENQIFNPRGVYGGDVVVVGAGHTIKGLDEDFVGKDVGYKGELVIPPEKGFGEHDPKQVETISLNKFEDRKATPGMGVEIEGKRGVVTKVIGRRARVDFNHPLAGKEVTYEYTIDEKLEGDIDKINGLLSLYTGVPEIEVEVEDKTAIINIPVALSFNQRWLMSKNRIASEIIENIGMEKVKFVETYPVESPAPAEETESESEDNESGEE, from the coding sequence TTGGCAATCGAGAATGGAGATTTCATAAAAGTATCATATACTGGTAAATTCGAAGGCGGTCTGATTTTTGACACTACCGATGAGGAACTGGCCAAGGAAAACCAGATATTTAATCCACGTGGAGTTTATGGCGGTGATGTGGTAGTTGTAGGTGCCGGTCATACCATAAAAGGACTTGACGAGGATTTTGTTGGCAAGGATGTTGGATACAAGGGAGAACTTGTCATTCCTCCTGAGAAAGGATTTGGGGAACATGACCCCAAGCAGGTTGAGACCATTTCCCTGAATAAGTTCGAGGACCGTAAAGCAACTCCTGGAATGGGTGTAGAAATTGAAGGAAAACGTGGTGTGGTCACCAAGGTCATCGGAAGACGTGCACGCGTTGACTTCAATCATCCTCTTGCAGGCAAGGAAGTAACCTATGAATACACCATCGATGAGAAACTCGAAGGAGACATTGACAAAATCAATGGTCTGCTTTCCCTTTACACAGGAGTGCCTGAAATAGAAGTTGAGGTTGAGGATAAAACCGCCATTATCAATATTCCTGTTGCACTGAGCTTCAATCAGCGCTGGCTTATGTCAAAGAACAGGATTGCTTCTGAAATTATCGAAAACATCGGAATGGAAAAAGTCAAATTTGTAGAAACCTATCCGGTAGAATCCCCTGCACCTGCAGAAGAGACAGAATCAGAAAGCGAAGATAATGAATCAGGTGAGGAGTAA
- a CDS encoding PAS domain S-box protein has protein sequence MGVGMVLMGTGVHNSLFDNMFYEILAKDISFDQKMEELTKVLPQILRYPEKASARIILGPYSYMSPDFKQGKHQISSSSISKNEEEGHELCIELFYNNLSLKNNYSPFNSDEKQKLDFIAKILSIFIDKEIELKRARYDYDFLLGSTNEIPYSLNSEGNIVYISPKVQEYGLHPDQMIFRPFTDYIYADDMEEWLNIFNNITSVDHLPLKAQIRIQNDNQELHWFQNHIDPIYDEMGNFMGINGIVREINRRKEAELHSQEQSEAFRFLARACNQFVDPFFEDIDLLIEPILEKIMGILDADSIFIYELNHSGSNMHLTHYTSASHVKERCELAMDKLNSLSTAQFPTLIEKFQKNEIYSVNSIGDIPDSEKYLKGLLTTLDFESAQIMPVHVENQLVGFIGVVSATKNKHWPPYSDDLLRILFDSIFNAKERGKTYMMLDNTMHLYRSLFDRSNDAIFIHSSEGAIIDANRSACKIIGCSHSDMLSMKIADLYPQESRYVAQLKSAVQSTFNEGSTRFESKMKHMNNSIIDVEISSSMLDKENNIMLSIVRDITERKKYELELESYRKNLEELVDQRTSELQTANSWVSALYDNAPIGIGVLNKDLELIDLNKGMTELTGIPREKIVGKSLFSIFTEGSSNYIDKDLGVSILEKQFSTELHWLCNKKHICIQFNSQPLGLKDSPKKVIFTAQDITRRKQAEIALKDYAGQLEKSNEMKDLFTDIMRHDLLNPANIVKGFTDILIKNEKEEKKIHFLSRIRDNTERLIDMIENTAYLSKLESTETLELQKMDLGRVLTSCISEMTPLAENENMGITYDLQQPYPVQANPVIKEVFINLLSNAIKYSPPESSIHVGVQEKDDSFKVMIKDKGFGIADDDKPYIFNRFSRAQKGSIKGTGLGLAIVKRIVELHGGSVGVEDNPGGKGSVFWVYVKKYSE, from the coding sequence ATGGGAGTTGGTATGGTGTTAATGGGTACTGGCGTACACAATTCATTATTTGACAATATGTTCTATGAAATCCTGGCAAAGGATATATCATTTGACCAAAAAATGGAAGAACTTACAAAAGTACTTCCTCAAATTCTTCGGTATCCGGAGAAGGCATCTGCAAGAATAATTCTTGGTCCTTATTCTTATATGTCTCCTGATTTTAAGCAGGGTAAACATCAAATATCCTCTTCAAGTATATCCAAAAATGAAGAGGAAGGCCATGAGTTATGTATTGAGTTATTTTATAATAACCTTTCATTGAAAAATAATTACTCACCTTTCAATTCTGATGAAAAACAAAAACTTGATTTCATTGCAAAGATTTTATCTATATTTATTGATAAAGAAATCGAATTGAAACGAGCCCGGTATGATTATGATTTCCTTCTGGGCAGTACGAATGAAATTCCATATTCCCTCAACAGCGAAGGAAATATTGTCTATATTTCACCCAAGGTTCAGGAATACGGTTTGCATCCGGATCAAATGATTTTCAGGCCGTTCACAGATTATATCTATGCGGATGATATGGAGGAATGGTTGAATATATTCAATAATATCACATCAGTGGATCACTTGCCTCTTAAAGCACAGATACGTATTCAGAATGACAATCAAGAACTACATTGGTTCCAGAATCATATTGATCCAATATATGATGAAATGGGAAATTTTATGGGAATTAATGGTATAGTCCGTGAAATAAACCGGAGAAAAGAGGCGGAACTCCATTCTCAGGAACAGTCCGAAGCGTTTCGTTTTCTTGCAAGGGCATGTAATCAGTTCGTCGATCCTTTTTTTGAAGATATTGATCTGCTCATTGAACCAATTCTGGAAAAGATTATGGGAATTCTTGATGCAGATTCAATTTTCATATATGAACTAAACCATAGCGGAAGTAACATGCATCTGACACATTATACTTCTGCATCACATGTAAAAGAAAGATGTGAATTGGCAATGGATAAATTAAATTCACTGTCAACTGCCCAATTCCCGACTCTAATTGAGAAATTCCAGAAAAATGAGATATATTCCGTAAATTCTATAGGGGACATTCCAGATTCTGAAAAATATCTGAAAGGCCTCCTGACAACATTGGATTTTGAATCGGCTCAGATTATGCCTGTACATGTCGAAAATCAGTTAGTAGGATTTATCGGTGTAGTTTCGGCCACAAAAAACAAACATTGGCCACCTTATAGTGATGATCTCCTCAGGATATTGTTTGATTCCATATTCAATGCAAAGGAACGTGGTAAAACCTATATGATGCTTGATAATACAATGCATCTTTACCGTTCTCTTTTTGACAGGTCAAACGATGCTATCTTTATCCACTCTTCTGAGGGTGCTATAATAGATGCTAATAGAAGTGCCTGCAAAATAATTGGCTGTTCCCATTCTGATATGTTATCGATGAAAATTGCTGATCTTTATCCTCAGGAATCTAGATATGTAGCACAGTTAAAATCGGCAGTCCAGAGCACATTTAATGAAGGCTCCACACGTTTTGAATCGAAAATGAAACATATGAATAATTCAATCATTGATGTTGAGATCAGTTCTTCTATGCTTGATAAAGAAAATAATATCATGCTCAGCATAGTCAGAGATATTACCGAACGTAAAAAATACGAACTGGAACTGGAAAGTTATCGCAAAAATCTGGAGGAACTTGTGGACCAACGTACCTCCGAACTCCAAACTGCCAATTCCTGGGTATCTGCCCTCTATGACAATGCTCCTATAGGTATCGGTGTGCTTAATAAAGATCTGGAATTGATCGATCTCAATAAGGGTATGACCGAACTTACTGGTATTCCGAGAGAAAAAATCGTTGGTAAGTCTCTCTTTTCCATATTTACTGAAGGATCTTCGAATTATATTGATAAAGATTTAGGGGTAAGTATTCTTGAAAAACAATTTTCCACAGAATTGCACTGGTTGTGCAATAAAAAGCACATCTGCATACAGTTCAATTCCCAGCCACTGGGCTTGAAAGATTCTCCCAAAAAGGTAATCTTTACTGCACAGGACATTACACGAAGAAAACAGGCTGAAATCGCCCTTAAGGATTATGCAGGCCAATTGGAGAAATCCAATGAAATGAAGGATCTTTTTACCGATATAATGCGCCATGATCTTTTAAATCCTGCAAATATCGTAAAAGGTTTCACAGACATACTCATTAAGAATGAAAAGGAAGAAAAAAAGATTCATTTCCTATCAAGAATCAGGGATAACACAGAACGATTGATCGATATGATCGAAAACACAGCTTACCTGTCCAAACTTGAATCCACTGAAACCCTTGAACTGCAAAAGATGGATCTTGGTAGAGTTCTAACTTCCTGCATTTCAGAGATGACTCCTCTGGCTGAAAATGAAAATATGGGTATAACATACGATCTGCAACAACCATATCCCGTACAGGCAAATCCTGTAATCAAGGAGGTTTTTATCAATCTGCTTTCAAATGCAATCAAATATAGCCCGCCGGAAAGTTCAATTCATGTAGGTGTACAGGAAAAGGACGATTCATTTAAAGTAATGATTAAGGATAAGGGGTTTGGGATTGCTGATGATGACAAACCTTACATATTCAACAGGTTTAGCAGGGCACAAAAAGGAAGCATAAAGGGAACAGGTCTTGGCCTTGCAATTGTAAAAAGAATTGTCGAGTTGCATGGTGGAAGTGTTGGGGTGGAAGATAACCCTGGAGGCAAGGGTAGTGTTTTCTGGGTATATGTAAAAAAATACTCTGAATAA
- a CDS encoding sensor histidine kinase, translating into MVTEKPIPGSSNLKYLKPREKYKDTNISTVATSFEEIIDKSPMIVFFWDGDQRTETNYVSERVTVFGYSPEDFLDGRMTYKELIHPEDRSFVQNEFERFRNNSSNQFTCEYRIVDSSGSIKWISEITFPCRCDDNLEYHGILLDVTDRKISERAILEKERDISILYSASALASESLDVDDLLDEMLMEMGDLLDITAGGVYIINPEEKEAVLRAYIGPAGEYPESIHYCAIENMFDNSAGPASGPFVAEDTFHYQGQMQRKKYLLFRLYSREKVMGFIQLSIPLNHEVSEKSLQVLEHVGKHIGIAIENAQLFEMTQRAYEDLKHLDKLKSEFLANLTHELKTPLISIKGFSDLLDKGRLGELNEDQKKANLAVVRNADRLKRLIDSLLYMSMEKEGKYQYQFEELDVGEIITDAMDKMKVHTEGKDVDIGIDIQNKSYLTCGDRDRLTNVFLNILDNASKFTKGSGRIKITLKEEEEYIRIKIKDNGIGIPKEKIPRIFDMFYQIDGSTTRIYNGVGMGLYICKKVIDIHNGSIWARSMEGLGTTVHVKLPKI; encoded by the coding sequence ATGGTTACAGAAAAGCCCATACCGGGAAGCAGCAATTTAAAGTACCTTAAACCCAGGGAAAAGTACAAAGACACTAATATTTCCACAGTTGCAACAAGTTTCGAAGAAATAATCGATAAAAGCCCCATGATTGTATTTTTTTGGGACGGGGACCAGCGTACCGAGACAAATTATGTATCTGAGAGAGTAACTGTTTTTGGATACAGCCCTGAAGATTTCCTGGATGGGAGAATGACATATAAAGAATTAATTCATCCCGAAGATCGCAGCTTTGTCCAGAATGAGTTTGAGAGGTTCCGGAATAATTCTTCAAACCAATTTACCTGTGAATATCGTATAGTAGATTCTTCAGGCAGTATAAAATGGATTTCAGAGATTACATTCCCCTGCAGATGTGATGATAATCTGGAATACCATGGGATTTTGCTTGATGTAACAGACCGTAAAATATCCGAGCGGGCCATTCTGGAAAAGGAACGTGATATATCCATCCTCTATTCAGCATCTGCTCTTGCATCAGAATCTCTTGATGTGGATGATCTCCTTGATGAAATGCTAATGGAAATGGGAGATCTTCTTGATATTACTGCTGGCGGGGTATACATAATAAATCCTGAAGAAAAAGAGGCAGTATTGCGTGCCTATATAGGCCCCGCTGGAGAATATCCTGAAAGCATTCACTATTGTGCAATAGAAAACATGTTTGATAATTCTGCAGGTCCTGCATCAGGTCCCTTTGTTGCAGAAGATACTTTCCACTACCAGGGACAAATGCAGCGTAAGAAGTATCTTTTATTCCGCCTCTATTCCAGGGAAAAAGTAATGGGTTTTATCCAGCTTTCTATTCCTCTAAATCATGAGGTCAGCGAAAAAAGCCTGCAAGTATTGGAGCATGTAGGCAAACACATAGGGATTGCAATTGAAAATGCCCAGCTTTTTGAGATGACACAGCGAGCCTATGAAGACCTTAAACATCTGGATAAACTAAAGAGTGAATTCCTCGCCAATCTGACCCATGAGCTGAAAACACCCCTGATATCTATAAAAGGATTCAGTGATCTGCTCGATAAGGGACGACTGGGGGAATTAAACGAAGACCAGAAAAAAGCAAATCTGGCAGTTGTCCGTAATGCAGACCGTCTCAAAAGGCTAATTGACTCCCTGCTTTACATGAGTATGGAAAAAGAGGGCAAATACCAGTATCAATTCGAAGAGCTTGATGTTGGCGAAATCATAACAGATGCCATGGATAAAATGAAAGTCCACACAGAAGGAAAAGATGTCGATATAGGCATTGATATTCAAAATAAATCCTACCTTACCTGTGGTGACAGGGACAGGCTAACAAACGTATTCCTGAATATACTGGACAATGCATCAAAATTCACAAAGGGTTCCGGTAGAATAAAAATTACCCTGAAAGAGGAAGAAGAATACATACGTATAAAGATAAAAGATAACGGTATAGGCATACCAAAAGAAAAAATTCCGCGTATTTTTGACATGTTTTACCAAATCGATGGCTCCACAACTCGCATCTACAATGGTGTTGGCATGGGACTCTACATATGCAAAAAGGTAATTGATATACATAATGGAAGTATATGGGCAAGGAGTATGGAAGGATTGGGTACCACAGTTCATGTGAAGTTACCCAAAATCTGA
- a CDS encoding DJ-1/PfpI/YhbO family deglycase/protease, with protein MDNKKKILMVIAQENFRDEEFLQPREIFENAGFDITVATNQKKVARGMLGGKVKPDTTISSEKANSYDAIVISGGGGAKQYLWDNKELHGIVQDAYNQDKLIAAICISPVVLAKAGILKGKKSTVFNDPESVKQIKKGGAEYQDKDVIIDGNIITARDPKVASSFGKSVLEFLKK; from the coding sequence ATGGATAATAAAAAGAAAATACTAATGGTAATCGCCCAGGAAAATTTCCGTGACGAAGAATTCCTTCAACCCAGAGAGATCTTTGAAAATGCAGGATTTGATATAACCGTTGCAACAAACCAAAAGAAAGTTGCCAGAGGGATGCTTGGAGGTAAAGTTAAACCTGACACAACAATTTCCTCTGAAAAGGCAAATAGCTATGATGCCATCGTTATTTCAGGAGGCGGAGGTGCAAAACAATACCTCTGGGATAACAAAGAACTTCACGGAATTGTCCAGGATGCCTACAATCAGGACAAATTGATTGCTGCTATCTGTATATCACCGGTAGTTCTGGCAAAAGCAGGGATACTGAAGGGTAAAAAGAGTACCGTATTCAACGATCCCGAAAGTGTAAAACAGATCAAAAAGGGAGGAGCGGAATATCAGGACAAAGATGTTATCATAGATGGCAATATAATTACTGCCAGAGACCCAAAAGTTGCTAGCTCATTCGGCAAAAGTGTCCTGGAATTCCTGAAAAAATAA